GCTTGAGCCCTCTGGTCATCTCTGTGGCCCTCCTCTGTCCCAGGTGCATGTCTTGTTGAGGACCCCATACCTGAATacagcactccaggtgaggTCTCACAAAAGTGGACTAGAGgagcagaatcacctcccttgccctgctggccacactccTGTATTTACCTTTCTGGGCTGCAGATACACACTATTGGCTtgtgtccagcctctcatctcAGAAGCCTAAAGTCCTTCTATTTGTTTCAGCTCTTTCTGTGTCTGAGGTTCGAGGGTTCACTGAGGTTTatgcagaggtttttttttttttattgtgataAAAATGTAGCAGTGATGCAAAATGGTAACAATTTTTCTTCTAGTTCTGAGCTGCAAGGGCTGTGTTGTATAAAAAGTTACTTTGGTTTCTGAGTGCTAACTTTAGGTGTATGGGATTTGGGGCATAATTTATTGTTCCTCTCCTTATAATAGCaattataattaatttcagTCTTGAAATAGTAGCAATAAATGGGATATATCTTACTGATGAACTGTCATTAATATGGCTGAACTTCAACATCTACTGGTTTTAGTCATATTAGAGCTGACAGTAGTATGTAATTTAATGTTCTTAATTTAGGTggaagaaggaagcaaaaatgTTCGCTTGGGCTCACTAATTGGTCTGCTGGTAGAGGAAGGACAGGATTGGAAGCAAGTTGAAATACCAGCTGATGTTGGTGTTCCATCTTCTGTGGCTTCACCAACACCTGCCCCAACTCCTGCAGCTCCGTCAGTTTCAGCCCCTCCTAAACTGCAGCATCAACCTGGGAAATTGCAGTAAGTTTCTCTGTTTGTTATGAAAAAGAACTCTTCATTAGATCTGTAGAGTTAaaccaagaaatatttttgtccctttttacCTAGTAGTAGGCTGTTAGTTTGAGAGTGTTTCAGTATGAGTGAGGCAATAAACCTTGCAGGCCTAGGCTATTTCTGTGCTCATGAGGCCAGTAAGTCAATTCAAACAACATAATGTTATTAGAATTAAATGTGCTTTTATTCTCTCCTGCAATTAAATTATAAAGGATTCTAAGCTTGCAGTTGAGTAGAAATTGTGCTAATACAGGATGGACAGTAGTACTTATGCCTTACATGCTAGGTGTACCTATGActtgttttctatttatttgaggagaaaaaatgaACGAGAAAGACTTCAGAGTGtgcattttctcagctcttgcATTTTTgatgttagaaaaaaattattctaatattTTCATAACAGTGGAGTGCAGAAAGCTTTAAACAGTTGGTTTATGTGCTCTTTGTTAGTTTGGTTTGGATCTGTTGGTGTTCTAAGCATTGCAAACATCTTGGAGCAGTGGTCAGCTCCAGTGTGCTATTCAGGTGACAATAATCCACAATCACTTTGTGTCCCAGGATATAGCATGTTTGGAAGTATTGCTCCTTATTTGTGCTTGTTTTtctccccccaaaccccattacCTTTTCTGTCTGGTTTGCTGTGTTCTAAACGCTGCCAGCATTTAGGCTTTTGTCATGCAAGTAGAAGGTAACTGAGGTCATTGCCCAGGCATTACCTGTAGCAGGAGGATGAGCCACAAAAGGATCCTTGAAAGGATTATGTCTTTCATTTTAGTACCTAAGAATATCAGAAGTGCTGTTTCACTGCAACTGTTAGAGGTATCAGCATGTTTGGAACCAAATGATCATTTATGACATGGGGTATTTTTGGCAAGGGCTTAATGGACCATTCTTAAAATTCAATGTGATGCAAATATAGTCTCCTTTAGGAAATAATGAATAGGAGGTTTTCTGGAAAGACTTGAATCCAAGTATTTATTCTTTTATGAGCGTGTTGTTGCCTTGTATCTAAGAATTCTAAAGCATTTTCTCTAGATGTTGGcttttctcatttcagaaaCCGAATCATATTAAGATGCACTGGGTACTCTGTACCAGTGTACTGCACTTTGTAGTTGACCAGAGAGAAATGTAGTTTATTGTGATGTACATTAATGAAATAAGTTACTCTtactatttaaataatttatttatttcccctCATTTCTTCAGGGTTCGCTTAAGTCCTGCAGCTCGCAACATTCTGGAGACACATGGACTAGATCCAAGCAATGTTACACCTACTGGGCCTCGAGGAATCTTCACTAAGGAGTATGTAGATAATTTGGTAAACCTACAACTTTTGATACTAGAGCAACCTCCATTAGATTTAAGTTGGTTTATTAAAAAAGCCGTATCTTTGTTCAATTTTTTGCTATGGATGGTTTTAGTTAAATTTGAAAAATCTGCTTAAGAGATAAGGAGAATGTGTTAAGAAGTACTTGAGGAAGCccttaattagaaaaaaacccaaaacatatatttgtttttttttaagtcccaTCTTAGCTATGTGGTACTGCTGTcacatttcctgcagctcagcctaATGGTGGCTATTGCCTCCAAAGCACCACTGTTGCATACTGCTGTGGATCTCAAGAATGCATACAGAGCCAAAATACCAGTGGCCATTTACTGTTTTCTTCAACTCCTTTTCTTCAGGGAGttaatatattttgctttttttgctgcAGTTCTGTTCTGAAACCTGTcaggatttcatttttttcatatttttattagGCTGGGAGGAACAATGAAGTGTAATGATAAGAAATCTCAGAATTGTTTTTCTCccattcttctttttcctctctgatctAAAGaatggttggttgttttttttttttcacaaagctCTGGTTTATTATGATCtagtggttttttttacacttttttttggttattCCAATGTAAGGATTGGCACTCAAACCTTTGAGTGAGAAAGTTGAGTGTAAAAAATGTGGTAGATGCAGTGCATTTAGCCTTGAAATGATGCGTACTCTTCACACAAGTATGCATGTTATTGGTTGTGAGGATTTtggcagaaataaatatttttggtcTCAGTAGTAAAATGATTCCTTTTGACAAATACCATCATTCATTTACGCAGACTTCACTGGCTGCAGTTCTTTAGTTCCAAAGACAACCAGGACCAGGTCAGTCTAACTTGGACCTGGAGCCAGAAAAGTGGCAGGCagttttgaagctttttttttccccctatgaCCTTTAGCTGAGTTGAGATGTAATAAGGCATTGAATAGATGGAATGTGCTATGCAACAGCAAATCATCAGAGAGAGTTCTTTCTTAATTATGTAAGTGTAATGGTAATTTATTGTGTGCAACTAGGCTATGGCAGGTGGAAACCCTCTAGGACTTTGAGGTAATGAATTAACATTTCCTAGTTGTCATGGAGATCTAGCAAAGATTTTTCTGTAGTTATGAGAATTACctagcaaaataatttctttttaaaactgtttttttccatacaaAATATTTGACTCCGAAATGTCAGTTTAAGATGAAGaatgtctggggttttttaaccaTTCTTTTGAAATGGGGTTAATCTCTCAGATGCCTACAGACTCTATTATAATCGGTTTGAAATGAACTATACAGATTTTTATAGAGAGCTGCTATATATGAGAGATATTCAGGGAACTATTTCCTTTGCTGCACTCACCAGATTACAAGGAAGGAAGATAGCAAGTTATACAAGCAAGATTCTTTTCCCCAACTTTCTGTCTTTAAATTCAATTAGTTGTAAAACCTGCAACAGCAGTTGGAACTTCCACTCTACTGTCATTCTTTGTCACTCTCCCCCTTAGTAGGcaaatactttattttattgGTCTGTGTACTTTATTTATATTCCTCTTATGTATCTGTTCAAGATTGAATTACTGTTgtctttttcctgccttttttgttgttgttggttttgtgtgtgatttttttttttttaatggagggGCAGggatttttgttatttctaaTTAATATCCTCTTGCACTCTTACATAacttaatataattttaatttaatataattttcttcaaaaatgttCTAGAAAATTGGTGTGCCAATAGGAAGTAACTCACAAATGCTGTCAAAGATTGTACTATGTTTCTACTCATCAGCTCAGACACTGTTTGGGAGGGCTATATTAAAATTGATTGTTTCAGCTACTACTGCCCTTTCCCATTCTATTTCATAGTGGTCTAGGGATTTATAAATGCAGCCATGAAAAGGCTGGTTACTGAGAGCCATGTTTTTTTGAGGCCATGTTGCTCCCAGCTGTTGTTAAGTTAGTGTGTCTTGGAttctctgagctgctcaggtATTATCTGCTTGCAAAGAAGGCACAGCACACACGTGGAGTGCTGTTTCTTCTGGAGATTAAATTCATGTGCATGTATTGAGTATGAACTGACCCTGGGATCTCTGCTGTGTGCAATTTGTTAGCTGCCATGTAGGAGGAGTGAGTTCCTTCTGTAATGATCATGCAGGAAGTCTGATACCTGGGAGTTTCTGATGTGCCCTGAAGTTCTGTGCTCTGAATCTCTGCTAACCATTTGCCTTCTTCCAGGAAATCTATGAATTGAGTAAATAGGTGTAAACATGTGAAAGGGGAATATGAAACATATCAAACGGGTTGGGTACCTTTTAGTAAGAGTAACTGCCTTCACAGGAAACTTGTGTCAAGCCATGTTGCAGTTGGATCCTGTTGCAGTCTTGGATCCTTGGTGGTTCTTAGCTGTCCATGTAATCTAACTTGTCTATATCAAGAAAAGTAtattttgaacagaaaatactcagtttgctttcaccatTCTTTGGATTTTGTCTAACATGAAATGAAAAGACTACACACTTTGTAGCAGTGGCAAACTCAAGTGTAACAGAGTTGCCAGAATCTACATATTTCCAATAATTACAGTTTGGTGaggcatatttttatttaataaatatttactaaatTCCTGTATCTTTTCTGCAAAGCAGGCTTGTCTTTCATGTTTGTtatctctcttctttctctgttaCTGACTCATGATGATAGAAGTTTATAGGGTTGTTGGAAAGATCTGACCAGCCCTTGCTGTTCcagttgaaataaaatatatatttacctGACTTCTACTTAAacatgtttaattttatttgctttgccTCTTCTAGCTCTCCTTATATTCAGGCTTGCAGTGTTGCAGCCATGACAGTCATAACATTTGCTgtacctgtttttttttttaaccagttaAATAATTTGGACTTGATGGGGGGATCTCTATTCACATGTATGTATATCAAATATATGTGAACTTTGATTTTTATATGTGTGTCTTTTGAACAACACAAGTTAGTTTCAGAAAGTCTTGAGTGAATCTGttaatctgaaaataaactCAATTTTGGCAATACATTTTCCAATTATCATACTCAAAACCATCAAAACCAGACGGTCTCGCCTACAACTGCCAAGTGAAAACCCTTAACAAATTTTTGGTAGCTTCTAATACGTTAACTAAAAAGCTTGATTATGTCATGCAGTTACTCTTTGTCTCAAATTGTCATGGTAGGGAATGATTTTCATTCTGTCAAATCTGTCTTTTTCCCCTGGTACAGTAGTTGTGTCAAATTCTAAacacttaattttaaaacaaattttgacTAGCATGTTAATTTGGGAAAACAAGTAACAgcttttaattagaaaaagtTTTATCTTGagttcattcattttttttgtgttcaaTATAATTTTTTGCAGTATGTGTTGAAGGTAAAAAATTGAAGCAAGTTGTCAATGTTAAAAGGCATTAAGTAGAGCTTTTCAATTTTCAGTTCTTGTTTCTGGATTGCTACTTTTTAGGAAGAACTAAGAATGCATAATGTCTTGAGATTTTGTTCTTTCTATAAAAAATTTAGTAACAAACTTGTGGCTGTCACTCAAGAGTAGTCTCTCAAGCAGTAGTCTACTGAAATTAGATAGCTTTGTTTAGTATTTATGGCTTGTGTTTCAAAACTTTGGTAGGGTTGTAAGGagtctgatttttaatttcctctgccAATTTGTAGAATTGAACTTTTGTGGAATTGAACTTTTGTGTACATGCTGTGTCTTCGTGAAGTGATAGAGATTTATCTAGGTATTATGATGCAGGCTTTTGTTAGCAGATCTGGAGATTAGAGAGAGATCTACAGCTGACTTGTCATGCAGTTGGCAGGGGTGGTGGAAATGTGGTTATTTCTGTTCAGCCTTGTAGGTGCTGGTCTTTATCTTGTTGTTTTCTGGATGCAGTGCACCTGGAGCAGACACAGTGTTGTGGCTTAGAGATGGGAGTTTCTCCTGTCATACTGTGCCTGCAACAGGAAAATTTTGTGGTACCTGTATCAGTAAAAAATCCCTGGAGAATGCTTTGGCTTTGTTTCTCCAGTGTGGTGTTAGGAAGTATGGGCCTGTACAACATCTGTGCCTGACTCTGCAAATTTATGTCAGCAAGGTGCAGAGAAATGAGTGATAAATGTATTACTTAATTTTCACTTAGCCCTAAGTAATTACATTACATTCAGACTATTATAAATGTAACAGATGAAACAGCTTTTACTTGAGACTTTATAATCTGAATAAATGTACTCTTTCATTCAGAAGAATTGTTGGTGCAATTCAGAAATCACTTGGCATGCTTACAGTTAGTGATGATGATTGTTATGCTGCTCTAAGACAAATGTTTTCTGTTACTGCATATTCACACCCTTTATCCATGGAAGTTAATGAGGATTTACTAAAAAGATATCACAAAGGCAAcgcaaaattaatataatttaataataattgcTTTCTTAATGTTTGATTTGACAACAGAAACTTAAATGTACAGAAGTGGCTAATTAAATAGAATAAGTGATGGAATAGTAATGCTTGGGTAATTGTTAAATAGTTTCTTTGTTGTCAGTATTTCACTATGTTTAATCACCAGGGATGCTCTCAAACTTctgcaagaaaagcagaagggtAAACCCAGTGAATTGAAACCTGTGgtttctccagctcctgctgcagtgcctTCTCCTTCACAAGCAACAGCCGTGACTTCTTATTCAAGGCCAGCAATTCCACCAATTTCCACACCAGGACAACCTGCTGCAGTGGTAACACTTCTGCTAAGATTTCAGCATTGCTACAGCTGAATAGTACAATAGCTGCTTCAGTAGCTCTGAGATTTCTAGAtctggagagaggaaggaaactAAGGCCACCCAGATGTCAAGCTCAGTGATGTGCTAATGTGCAAAAACAGTTTTTAGTGTGTTTCAGTGACTCTTAAGTGTAATTGCAAACTGTGAAATCCTTGAAATGATGGTCTGAATACTATTTTGTGTAGCTTGCAAATTGAAGTGATGAAAAAATTTCTATTGCAGGCCTTGGAGAAActagaatgatttatttttgctgtacttgatttgtttgctttcctgcaAGTTGTAGGTGCTCATTAATGAGTTATCAAGaattgaggaaggaaaaaagcttcTTGTTTGCCTTGGAGAGTAATTGTGCAAACTCTAGAACCTAAATAAGTTTCTATGTTAAATTGGAATGTTagaaataccagaaaaaaagtcttttaaagaataaatgTTCTTGCTGAAACATACATTAGTAGAAATTGAAAAGCTtttgtgaaaaacattttctggttCTAGGACTAAATTGGATATATCATTTTAGGCTGAAGTTTACAACGTGGCTACAATTCATAATATTCAgaaaatgctgccttttttttcttgcactgtACAAAGAGCCAAACGAACTCAAAAGCTCAGACTTTGATCCATTATATTaataatgtaataaaataaacaaaacatttaTACAATCAAGCATTTTTATGATTGCCCAAAACATACATATTGCAATTTGTATGTTGAGTACTATTGAGTATGTACTAAGGATTCTATGAGTCTTTATATGTTCAAAGGGTATGTGCTAAAAGATTAAGTatacaaaataatgttttacagaatcatttatctttttgctttctgtagTCACTAATATTTTATGAGATTTCTTGCAAGTTGACCAGCTTCTAGGAAGAAGTTGGCCATTGAAACATTATTGGACATATCTGAAGGAGAGAGATTAGCAGAAAAGATGCAGTGTAGCCTGTCCTAAGGAATGACACAGGGAATTGAAAAAGCAGTCGTTTACTGAGGAAATGctcttttataatttaaatggAGCAAAGCATAATCTGAGCAATATGCCAAGTCTGGAAGATGGAATAGTGCTTATGTACTGCAGCTGAAAAGAAATGCCtcaatatttgttttttttttttaactaagttAATTCTATGCTGTAAAATGGAATTATTAGGTAGAACCTGTTGTGTTGATCCCATTTAATAGGAATAGGCTAGAACACTCAGTGGTCTTTGTCATATTAATTGAATGTTAGAATGTATCACTTTTGGATACCTAGGGGATAGTTGAATGGGCAGGAGTCACTGATGATAATACATAAATGCTGGAGTGCTTTCAGCAAGGGGGAAGTGTGTTTGCTGTCCTGACATTAATACACAGCATGTAATTTCTTTCAGGGCACTTTCACAGAAATCCCAGCTAGCAATATCCGAAGAGTTATTGCTAAGAGATTAACAGAGTCTAAAACCACCATACCTCATGCATATGCTGCTGCTGACTGTGCCATTGATGctgttttgaaattaagaaaagAGTTGGCCAAAGGTTAGTAGTCTGGTTTGCTTTAACGGGTGGCAATGCTAATGTGGTTGTGCTAATGTATGATGTGTCCTGTTTACGTAGACTTCCCCAGAAGGTGTAGATTTTCTGTTGGTAGACCACTAtgcattcaaataattttttttcagtattctgTATGTTGGACTCAAGCTGTAGTTCCTGGAAATTATTGAATTGGTCACCCTGTCAGGATACAGGAAGACAGAGGTGTTTCTTTGGCAACTCACACATCACTCTGAAGTCTTATTTTCCACAATGATCAGGCTGCATAAGCAAGTAGTGATGCTCTGGTGATGGAGACATGCACCTCCTAGGTTGGTACGAAGTCTGTGACTTgggtaaaaaaaatctgaaggcCTGTTATTTTAGAGTGAGAAAACAACAGGATGGTTTTTCTCCTActgtgctttttatttaaaaaaaggttaGTTCTAAAGACTGAAGACATTAATGGGAGAATATAGCTGTCTGCACAAGAGAAAATAAGCAATTTCACGTGGATTCTTTTTAGTGTTTTTCCActagttatttttttctggtacCATTTGTATGATTTTTTCTCAATAGTTCAGCTTTGAGATGTTTCTCCTCATTACCTCATTACCACAATAATGAGAAATGAATAATTTTAGGCTTCATGATTGCTGTCATGGTTGAAAGCTTATAGGTTCAAATGGTAGCTTTCCTAAGCCATGTCAGCTCTGCATTCAGAATAACACAGCATAATagttttaatttacatttttattgctttactGTTTGAGAAACTGAGGCCAGCTGTTCTGTACTAGTGACTAGCCCATGCTTGTTTGTGTGgtctaaaattaaatttgacCATTATATTCAGATTTCCTAGATGATGATACAGGAGCACTTCTCCTTCCACTGGAGTTTTGAGTGACTAATTTTTTAGTTACTCAATGCAACAGTACCCAAGTCATTTTTCTACCTGTTATATTTCCTAATGGGATCTTATTCACAAGTGAATGTCAAAGACACATTCTTGATgctgatattttctttaaacagcagcagttCATAAGGAATGAACCAAAAAAGGATCTTAGGAATACTCATTTGAAGTTTTTCACACCTCTCCTGTTGTCAATTCTTAatgaatatttcctttaaatgcAGAGGTGGAAAAGCCATATGAAATTGAATTGCAAAGCTTGTCGTGGTagatttttgtttcctctgatGGAATTTGCAGTATTTTCTACTACTACAAACTTCGGTGATGCAGGGAAAAATATTGTCAGATGTGGATCATTTAACTGTATTCCTGCTCTACTTCTGGACAGTGACATTTTTGCCAAGGGTTAGCAATGTATTATGTAAACAGAAACCAGTGTATATTTGATGACCAAGGTACAGGTTTGTCTGATGTGAAATTCTGTCAGTGCAGCACAGTAATTGCAAGTTCCATTACGTTCTGTTGGAATGCTGTGTCTCTTCTTATACGTAGATTACTAATCATGGCAAATGTTGCAGGCCAGTTATGTGGTAAGTGGATACTTGGTTTGCTCCTTTAAATTTGTGATGGCTTACGAGTGTTTCACTGgatataattatttataaattattttcccttgcaaaaatgtttctaaagGTATATGTGTTACATACCATAAACCAGATTTGAAAATTAAGCAGTTTTGCTGCTTGATCAGTTTTGGTGACAGTAGTGATGGTGGTGGAAGGGTaatgtagtttttttttaattgtgagaATGGTGAGTTTAATATTGTGTGAATGTCATGCATTTCAGGGTAATCTTATGGCCTAATCTGCTTTGTATCTATTATCCCTGCTTCTGCTGCTACTCCTGATTTTAGTTACCACTTTCATTCTCCTGAAACTCTCCTGAGTATCTCTGCATGAGATTTTTCTTGATGGATGTTTTTTcccaagggggggggggggggaaatgtcTTGCTTTTATTATTGGAGTTTGAAGATACGTGACTTTGTGTTAATGcttcaaagaaataaatctgCTGAATCACTGGAATCTTGTTATCAAACACGTGTTGATAAAGCAAATCTTACGAGCAATGActgttatctttttttaaattcttctgcttccttttgcaGATGACATTAAAGTATCTGTAAATGATTTTATTATCAAGGCAACAGCAGTTACTCTGAAGGTAAGAAAATAATTGActttaagaatatattttaatagtaAACTGCCAAGGAGAcaagaaaagtattttgtgAGTTTGTGTGGAGATATGAATGGGATCACAGTAAAGCTGGTAATTCTGTATTGCTTATTGTTTTCTTAGGTTTCCAGGTAAATTCTCTTCACTGTCTATGCTGTGAACTTTAAAAATGAGAACTTCTTAATGAAGATCTGCGTACTGCAATTAACATCTGCAGATTGCAGTATTTGCTTTGTCAGCAGATTAAAGCCATTGTCAAGATCATTAATCTAATCTTAGTTACATTTTATGTCTTTTAATTATAAACAAACATTTGTCTAAGTCTTACACCAACTTTATTACCTCAGATGTATTCTGATGGCACATTCAGTGATAACctactttgaaataaaagttattttggCAACCACTCTTTGCTCATTGCTAGGAATTCTTTCCATGGATTAGTTAACAATGATAGAAAAACGTTGGAAATGATGTGAGAGCTGTTCTTCTCATTTATGAGCATAATTTGAACTGTTTAAAAGTTGAGAGAGAAAGTTATGTTTATGTTGGGGTGCTATGCCTATTTCTATGGATGTATGGAATTAAGAGAGCACTGGACTGGACATGACTTAACAGATTTCTAGCTGAACACATACTAAATATTAATGTATAATTTTAAGAGGTATAGCTTAGATATAGCCTCATATATAATTGCAGTttggagagaaaataaacaggatTCTAGGCAATTTCATAAGCAAGTGCCTGAGAGAAATTTGAGGCCTTATTTAGACTGGAAAAAACTGCAAATTAATACCAAAAACAAAAGGAGGCGCTAAATATGTGTTCTGCTTTTATTAGATGTGTACTTACAAAGAAACTTCTTTTAGCAGCAGACTGAAACCTTTTGTGAGGAAATTATGACACCAGAAGTTTACTGTGAAGTGCTGTGAGTGTTAGATAACTTATTTCTGCATCAGAGAGCAGGTGAAAGGAACAGGAGACAGAGAGCAagaggttttgggttttgtcttCTGAGGGGGTTGTTAGTTTTTGAGGTATTGGTATGGACATAATGAATTAAATTCTTCTATCCTATTGCTTTGTTAGATATCTATGCTAGCATTTGTTTGGCTgttaaaataatccattttaaaaatcccaacagATTTAACTCAGTGTATCAGGAAACCAGTTCATGATCAAACTGTCtgtcagcatttcagaaaaagatGTGGGcaactactttaaaaaaagaaaacccacttCTACGTGTACCTCTCCCCACTGAAGTTTTGGGGTGCAAATTCATTTTCAAGGCAGTTTCATTGACTCTTTTCTGGGCATTCTTCCGAGAGTATTTTGatgctgttttatttctgaacaATGAAAAGTGTGTTGTTCTTGCTTTAATGAGCTGACTGCAGCTGGTTTGACAGTTT
This genomic stretch from Cinclus cinclus chromosome 6, bCinCin1.1, whole genome shotgun sequence harbors:
- the PDHX gene encoding pyruvate dehydrogenase protein X component, mitochondrial — its product is MPALSPTMEEGNIVKWLKKEGDTVNVGDALCEIETDKAVVTMESSDEGILAKILVEEGSKNVRLGSLIGLLVEEGQDWKQVEIPADVGVPSSVASPTPAPTPAAPSVSAPPKLQHQPGKLQVRLSPAARNILETHGLDPSNVTPTGPRGIFTKEDALKLLQEKQKGKPSELKPVVSPAPAAVPSPSQATAVTSYSRPAIPPISTPGQPAAVGTFTEIPASNIRRVIAKRLTESKTTIPHAYAAADCAIDAVLKLRKELAKDDIKVSVNDFIIKATAVTLKQMPDVNVTWDGEACRRLQSIDISIAVATDRGLITPIIKDAAAKGIKEIAASAKALAKKARDGKLLPEEYQGGSFSISNLGMFGISGFTAVINPPQACILAVGRARPELRVVEDEEGNEKLEQHQLMTVTLSSDGRVVDDELASKFLETLKANIENPMRLALN